Proteins from a genomic interval of Betta splendens chromosome 10, fBetSpl5.4, whole genome shotgun sequence:
- the tmem265 gene encoding transmembrane protein 121 produces the protein MVPTPQVCVSTLVTVSTMAVVDLYLLEQSMLGARGPPGPGVWQCAAVLLGDAGFLLALRFVSAGVASEARSPRRGFANAFWFLFLSLLQLKLFFVCHNYRQERRPPDPLARKTLTLLLSICLPSLFLILTGADHMTPQRRKQEVRGRLLWVVVDLLDVLDLQAGLWEAQGGAAAGPGGALEQKLPIWAEGLVFFYCYALLLLLPCVALTELGATALPGQRGPRKEALYPWLSLVTINVFTLALRGTGMLWYRDPRVSTVFLGKNLLALVVKLSSAWERHRQERSAAGAGALGGAEPAESALPSQSSEPGESQAQGKAPPSHYHTLTRSQSHTLSHVSLEPTETALGPSFISHEL, from the coding sequence ATGGTGCCCACGCCCCAGGTGTGCGTATCAACCCTGGTCACGGTGAGCACGATGGCGGTGGTGGACCTGTacctgctggagcagagcaTGCTGGGGGCGCGGGGCCCCCCGGGGCCCGGCGTCTGGCAGTGCGCCGCCGTGCTGCTGGGCGACGCGGGCTTCCTGCTGGCGCTGCGCTTCGTGTCGGCCGGGGTGGCGTCGGAGGCGCGGTCGCCGCGCCGCGGCTTCGCCAACGCCTtctggttcctgttcctgtcgctgctccagctcaagctcttCTTCGTCTGCCACAACTACAGGCAGGAGCGCCGGCCGCCCGACCCGCTCGCCAGGAAGAccctgacgctgctgctgtccATCTGCCTCCCGTCCCTGTTCCTCATCCTGACGGGCGCCGACCACATGACCCCGCAGCGCCGCAAGCAGGAGGTGCGGGGCCGCCTgctgtgggtggtggtggaCCTGCTGGATGTGCTGGACCTGCAGGCGGGGCTGTGGGAAGCCcagggaggagcagcggcggggCCCGGGGGGGCCCTCGAGCAGAAGCTGCCAATCTGGGCCGAGGGCCTGGTCTTCTTCTACTGCTACGCCCTACTGCTCCTGCTGCCATGCGTGGCCCTCACAGAGCTCGGGGCCACTGCTCTGCCTGGGCAGAGGGGTCCACGCAAGGAGGCTCTGTACCCGTGGCTCAGCCTGGTCACCATCAACGTCTTCACCCTGGCCCTGAGGGGCACGGGCATGCTGTGGTACAGGGACCCCCGCGTGTCCACCGTCTTCCTGGGGAAGAACCTGCTGGCTCTGGTGGTGAAGCTGAGCTCGGCCTGGGAGAGACACCGGCAGGAGCGCTCGGCGGCGGGAGCCGGGGCTCTGGGCGGCGCGGAACCGGCAGAGTCGGCCCTGCCGAGTCAGAGCTCGGAGCCGGGAGAGAGCCAGGCTCAGGGGAAAGCGCCTCCCTCTCATTATCACACGCTGACTCGCTCCCAAAGCCACACGCTCTCCCACGTCAGCCTGGAGCCCACAGAGACCGCCTTAGGACCCTCTTTCATCTCCCATGAACTCTAG